The Nitrospiraceae bacterium genome includes a window with the following:
- a CDS encoding response regulator — MNGLTGNGAQVLIVDDDEDVRQIITDRLEQAGFAVAQACDGLHALAELRQRHFHVVVTDYQMPRLNGLALLRQCQLSWPETPVIMMSAALDVPGEIAAARLAFAYIRKPFDADRLITLVCQAAHLSRAVAPPSPGSGSDTGR; from the coding sequence ATGAATGGTCTGACAGGAAATGGAGCGCAGGTGTTGATCGTCGACGACGATGAGGACGTGCGGCAAATCATTACCGATCGGCTAGAACAGGCCGGCTTTGCCGTGGCTCAGGCCTGTGACGGTCTTCACGCCTTGGCGGAATTGCGGCAGCGTCATTTCCATGTGGTGGTGACCGACTACCAGATGCCCCGTCTCAACGGACTCGCTCTCCTCCGGCAATGTCAACTCTCCTGGCCGGAGACGCCGGTTATTATGATGTCGGCGGCACTGGACGTTCCCGGGGAAATAGCCGCAGCACGTCTTGCGTTTGCGTATATCCGGAAGCCGTTTGATGCCGATCGGTTGATCACGCTCGTCTGCCAGGCTGCGCACTTATCGAGAGCAGTGGCTCCTCCGTCGCCCGGATCGGGCTCCGACACAGGCAGGTAA
- a CDS encoding nuclear transport factor 2 family protein, whose amino-acid sequence MRSTLQIWLSIVCAAWAASPAWPASEDLEVQRVIREAAEAYMAFPHTRDRHSVMKYFAPDYSFFDDMGARSYQDIERMLADLEQDLTRGPVVIIEQITNLTVHQLDRTLAWATYQDRVTVVRLGRTTEDEALCTAIFYKTPTGWVYQHEHCSSNVLDQEPEPDELTKLT is encoded by the coding sequence GTGAGATCAACCTTACAGATTTGGCTCTCCATTGTCTGTGCTGCTTGGGCAGCCTCTCCTGCGTGGCCGGCCTCGGAAGACCTAGAAGTACAACGAGTGATCAGAGAAGCAGCGGAGGCCTATATGGCCTTCCCGCACACGCGGGACCGCCATTCAGTGATGAAATATTTCGCACCGGACTATTCATTTTTTGACGACATGGGGGCACGGTCTTACCAAGACATTGAACGCATGTTGGCTGACCTTGAACAGGATCTTACACGCGGGCCGGTCGTGATCATTGAACAGATTACCAACCTCACCGTGCATCAATTGGATCGTACGTTGGCCTGGGCCACTTATCAGGATCGAGTGACCGTCGTTCGACTTGGGCGCACCACGGAGGATGAGGCCCTCTGCACAGCCATCTTCTACAAAACGCCGACCGGATGGGTCTATCAGCACGAGCATTGTTCCTCCAATGTGTTAGACCAAGAGCCGGAGCCAGACGAACTAACAAAACTTACGTAG
- a CDS encoding ATP-binding protein gives MAAATPSPSVRSHDISWTVVGILGLLIITALAIVPLTLTVIHSRESDAVVIDLAGRQRMLLERHVKEILLASQGVDAQYQQTRAALKERVQTLIQGGTTVAEADHRGTVAVPAAPTDEIRQALLEQQRLMELLFAQADAFLLRARTGIESSTARDELLSDNTALLTTANDVVMLLTKHSENNVQTLIRWELAVVLVVLVVATLGTWRFLRAEQALKQSQAMTVQALRQRDAVKSSLLSSVSHELRTPLTAIKTMLFSLQHDRESLPSSVRHEFLTGIDRELDYLNNLVGNLLDMSRLEAGTLTPRREWQILEELVEGAIRRIDPLLAGRELHVHLAQDLPPISVDGMQLQQVFVNLLDNAIKFSPAQSPIRLTAALAGNFLEVRVTNIGEGIPPHELDRIFDRFYRVQSGRSSGSPGTGLGLAICKGIVEAHGGSILAESIPSKETTIVFRIPVAVSPSDGDQATSEPHVVQRAS, from the coding sequence ATGGCTGCCGCCACACCCTCCCCGTCTGTGAGATCGCACGATATCAGTTGGACCGTTGTAGGCATCCTCGGCCTTCTGATCATTACTGCTCTCGCCATCGTCCCCCTCACTCTCACTGTCATCCATAGTCGTGAATCCGATGCGGTCGTCATCGACCTCGCCGGCCGGCAACGCATGTTGCTCGAGCGTCATGTGAAAGAGATCCTCCTCGCCTCGCAAGGAGTCGACGCTCAGTACCAGCAAACTCGCGCTGCTCTGAAGGAACGCGTGCAGACACTGATCCAGGGTGGTACGACGGTTGCCGAAGCCGATCATCGCGGGACCGTTGCAGTTCCAGCAGCTCCGACCGACGAGATTCGACAGGCGCTGCTCGAGCAGCAACGGCTCATGGAATTGTTGTTTGCCCAAGCCGATGCCTTCCTTCTGCGTGCACGGACCGGCATCGAGAGCAGCACGGCGCGCGATGAACTGCTCAGCGACAACACTGCGTTGTTGACGACCGCCAACGATGTCGTGATGCTCTTGACCAAGCATTCGGAGAACAACGTCCAGACGCTCATTCGTTGGGAACTAGCGGTGGTCTTGGTGGTGTTGGTAGTGGCGACGTTGGGCACCTGGCGCTTTCTGCGAGCGGAGCAGGCACTGAAACAGAGTCAGGCAATGACCGTCCAAGCCTTGCGCCAGCGCGACGCCGTCAAATCTTCGTTGCTGTCTTCCGTCTCGCATGAGCTTCGGACACCGCTGACGGCGATCAAAACGATGTTGTTCAGCCTTCAACACGACAGAGAGTCGCTACCGTCGTCCGTTCGCCACGAGTTTCTCACTGGTATCGATCGTGAGTTGGATTATTTGAACAACCTGGTCGGCAATCTCCTAGACATGTCACGTCTTGAGGCGGGGACGCTCACACCCCGCCGGGAGTGGCAGATCTTGGAGGAATTGGTGGAAGGCGCGATCCGCCGCATCGACCCGTTACTGGCGGGCCGTGAACTTCACGTCCACCTGGCTCAGGATCTTCCCCCGATCTCTGTCGACGGGATGCAACTTCAGCAGGTGTTCGTGAATCTCCTGGACAACGCGATTAAGTTTTCTCCGGCACAGTCCCCGATCCGGCTCACCGCCGCCCTGGCGGGAAACTTTCTCGAAGTGCGCGTGACGAATATCGGCGAAGGGATCCCCCCCCACGAGCTGGACCGGATCTTCGACCGGTTCTACCGCGTCCAGTCCGGACGCTCGTCCGGCTCTCCCGGCACCGGGCTTGGGTTGGCAATATGCAAGGGCATCGTCGAAGCTCACGGCGGTTCTATTCTTGCGGAGTCGATTCCCAGTAAAGAGACGACCATTGTGTTTCGGATCCCGGTGGCCGTCTCGCCATCTGACGGAGACCAAGCGACCTCCGAGCCTCACGTTGTTCAGAGGGCATCGTGA